A portion of the Schistocerca americana isolate TAMUIC-IGC-003095 chromosome 10, iqSchAmer2.1, whole genome shotgun sequence genome contains these proteins:
- the LOC124552465 gene encoding proline-rich extensin-like protein EPR1, giving the protein MARLQVLYVLAVSLAVLVAAAEEKKAASSSSEEQKDAKAQPVKRGLLGLGYGLGGYGSQVADALVLGGQSLPAFGGGLGGGFGGGAIGGGLIGGGYGGGYGGGYGGGGGGGGYARYGEHVKTVVKVPVPVDRPYPVHVKVPVPQPYPVEKRVEVAVPHPVPVHVKVPYPVEKRVEVRVPYPVQVPVDRPYPVHVKVPVPQPYPVEVKVPVPQPYPVEKRVEVPVPVEVKVPVHVPVDRPYPVHVKVPVPQPYPVHVKVPVPQPYPVEKRVEVPVPQPYPVEVKVPVDRPYPVHVPVEKRVEVPVPVHIKVPVPQPYPVEVKVPVDRPYPVHVKVPVPQPYPVEKPVPVPVPQPYPVHVKVPVPQPYPVEKRVEVPVDRPYPVHVKVPVPQPYPVEVKVPVPQPYPVEKRVEVPVPHPVPVQVPVDRPVPVPQPYPVHVKVPVDRPYPVPQPYPVHVKVPVDRPYPVPVKVPVPQPYPVEKRVEVPVKVPVPQPYPVEVKVPVDRPYPVEVKVPYPVEKRVEVPVQVPVPQPYPVEKRVEVPVKVPVPQPYPVEVKVPVQVPVPQPYPVHVKVPVDRPVPVPHPYPVKVPVDRPYPVKVPFPVPVHQPHPSYGYGVNAGWKK; this is encoded by the coding sequence GTGGCAGCCGCAGAGGAGAAGAAGGCGGCGTCGTCGTCGTCGGAGGAGCAGAAGGACGCCAAGGCGCAGCCGGTGAAGCGCGGCCTCCTGGGGCTGGGCTACGGCCTCGGCGGCTACGGCTCGCAGGTGGCCGACGCCCTCGTCCTGGGCGGACAGTCGCTGCCCGCCTTCGGGGGCGGCCTCGGCGGCGGCTTCGGGGGCGGCGCCATCGGCGGCGGTCTGATCGGAGGGGGCTACGGCGGCGGCTACGGCGGCGGctacggcggcggcggtggtggcggcggctaCGCCCGCTACGGCGAGCACGTCAAGACCGTGGTGAAGGTGCCGGTGCCCGTCGACCGGCCGTACCCCGTCCACGTGAAAGTCCCCGTGCCGCAGCCCTACCCCGTGGAGAAGCGCGTCGAAGTGGCCGTGCCGCACCCGGTGCCCGTGCACGTCAAGGTGCCCTACCCGGTGGAGAAGCGCGTCGAGGTCCGCGTGCCCTACCCGGTGCAGGTGCCCGTCGACAGGCCCTACCCCGTCCACGTCAAAGTACCAGTGCCGCAGCCCTACCCCGTCGAGGTCAAGGTCCCCGTCCCGCAGCCCTACCCCGTGGAGAAGCGCGTAGAGGTGCCAGTTCCAGTTGAAGTCAAGGTTCCCGTACACGTTCCGGTCGACAGACCTTACCCTGTCCACGTGAAAGTCCCCGTACCTCAGCCCTACCCCGTCCACGTCAAGGTCCCAGTGCCACAGCCGTACCCAGTGGAGAAGAGAGTCGAAGTCCCAGTGCCGCAGCCCTACCCTGTAGAAGTCAAGGTGCCCGTCGACCGTCCTTACCCAGTTCACGTTCCGGTGGAGAAGCGTGTCGAGGTGCCTGTTCCCGTTCACATCAAGGTCCCGGTCCCACAGCCCTACCCAGTCGAAGTCAAGGTACCCGTAGACAGACCCTACCCAGTTCACGTCAAAGTACCAGTACCTCAGCCGTACCCCGTCGAGAAGCCAGTACCCGTCCCAGTACCTCAACCCTACCCCGTCCACGTCAAAGTACCGGTTCCTCAGCCGTACCCAGTGGAGAAGCGTGTCGAAGTACCTGTCGACAGGCCGTACCCCGTCCACGTGAAGGTGCCCGTGCCTCAGCCGTACCCTGTCGAAGTGAAGGTGCCGGTACCGCAGCCCTACCCAGTGGAGAAGCGTGTCGAGGTTCCCGTACCGCACCCCGTCCCCGTCCAAGTCCCCGTCGACAGGCCGGTCCCCGTGCCTCAGCCCTACCCGGTCCACGTCAAGGTTCCCGTCGACAGGCCCTACCCGGTGCCTCAGCCCTACCCGGTTCACGTCAAGGTTCCCGTCGACAGGCCCTACCCGGTGCCCGTCAAGGTGCCCGTCCCACAACCGTACCCCGTCGAGAAGCGCGTCGAAGTTCCGGTTAAGGTGCCGGTGCCTCAGCCGTACCCAGTGGAGGTCAAAGTACCTGTCGACAGGCCTTATCCCGTAGAAGTCAAGGTGCCCTACCCGGTGGAGAAGCGCGTCGAGGTGCCAGTTCAAGTGCCGGTCCCACAGCCGTACCCAGTCGAGAAGCGCGTCGAAGTTCCGGTGAAGGTCCCCGTGCCCCAGCCGTACCCAGTCGAAGTGAAGGTCCCGGTGCAGGTGCCGGTGCCGCAGCCCTACCCCGTCCACGTCAAAGTCCCCGTGGACCGTCCCGTCCCCGTGCCCCACCCGTACCCCGTGAAGGTGCCCGTCGACCGCCCCTATCCCGTCAAAGTGCCCTTCCCCGTGCCGGTACACCAGCCTCACCCTAGCTACGGATACGGGGTGAACGCCGGCTGGAAGAAGTAA